Proteins from one Stenotrophomonas aracearum genomic window:
- the dprA gene encoding DNA-processing protein DprA: MPQTPPCSTEALLRLVLAGGAIAPRRTLLTRFETPADALRGGPAAWRAAGCSAEQRARLALPEREALARGLRWLEQPGRHLLPAGDPDYPPLLGERDTAPLALFIHGDPAALWHPGVAVVGSRTPSPTGGELAAEFATALARSGLAVVSGLAAGVDARAHRGALEVPDGRTVAVVATGLDLAFPPRNTALQACIAERGAVVSEYPPGTAARPGQFPARNRIVAGLSLGTLVIEAALRSGALITARLAAEAGREVFALPGSVRNPRARGCHRLIRDGAQLVETPAEVVAGLTGAAAQLGQALRSRLAAPTEQARPTVPTPSPALPPDYQRLWKVLDENPTGMDSLIQRSGLTATQLSAMLLIMELDGKVVATHGRYCRKP; the protein is encoded by the coding sequence ATGCCCCAGACGCCCCCCTGTTCCACCGAGGCGCTGCTGCGCCTGGTCCTGGCCGGCGGCGCCATCGCTCCGCGCCGCACCCTCCTCACGCGCTTCGAAACACCCGCCGACGCCCTACGCGGCGGCCCGGCGGCATGGCGCGCCGCCGGATGCAGCGCCGAACAGCGGGCCCGGCTGGCCCTGCCCGAGCGCGAGGCGCTTGCCCGTGGGCTACGCTGGCTGGAACAGCCCGGCCGACACCTGCTGCCGGCCGGCGATCCCGACTATCCGCCCCTGCTCGGCGAACGGGACACCGCGCCGCTCGCTCTTTTCATCCATGGCGACCCGGCGGCGCTGTGGCATCCAGGCGTGGCCGTGGTGGGCAGCCGTACCCCATCCCCCACCGGCGGGGAGTTGGCGGCGGAATTTGCCACCGCGCTGGCCCGCAGCGGCCTGGCGGTGGTCAGCGGGCTGGCGGCCGGGGTCGATGCGCGCGCCCACCGGGGCGCATTGGAGGTCCCCGACGGGCGCACCGTCGCCGTGGTGGCCACCGGCCTGGACCTGGCCTTCCCGCCGCGCAATACCGCCCTGCAGGCCTGCATTGCCGAGCGCGGCGCGGTGGTCAGCGAGTACCCGCCGGGGACGGCAGCGCGTCCCGGGCAGTTTCCCGCCCGCAACCGGATCGTGGCCGGGCTGTCGCTGGGCACGCTGGTCATCGAAGCCGCGCTGCGCTCCGGGGCGCTGATCACCGCGCGCCTGGCCGCAGAAGCCGGCCGCGAGGTGTTTGCCCTGCCCGGTTCGGTGCGCAACCCCCGGGCCCGGGGCTGCCACCGGCTGATCCGCGACGGCGCCCAGCTGGTCGAAACGCCGGCCGAGGTGGTGGCCGGCCTCACCGGGGCGGCGGCGCAACTGGGCCAGGCCTTGCGTTCCCGCCTGGCAGCCCCCACTGAACAGGCACGGCCCACGGTGCCCACCCCCTCCCCCGCTCTTCCTCCCGACTACCAGCGCTTGTGGAAAGTCCTGGATGAAAACCCAACGGGTATGGATTCATTGATCCAGCGCAGCGGATTGACGGCGACGCAGCTGTCGGCCATGCTGCTGATCATGGAACTGGATGGAAAGGTGGTTGCCACCCATGGCCGCTACTGTAGAAAACCCTAG
- a CDS encoding DUF494 family protein has translation MKESILDVLLYLFEHYFSEDADIVRDRDTLQNSLIQAGFSPTEINKAFDWLDALAEQRPAVSVARVDGPVRIFHGPELDKLDVEGRGFLMFLEQHGILDANQRELVLDRAMALDQDDLDLDDLKWVVLMVLFNQPGAEAAYAWMETQMFVDEPEPLH, from the coding sequence ATGAAAGAGAGCATTCTGGACGTCCTGCTGTACCTGTTTGAACACTACTTCAGCGAAGACGCGGACATCGTCCGCGACCGCGATACCCTCCAGAACAGCCTGATACAGGCCGGCTTCAGCCCCACCGAGATCAACAAGGCCTTCGACTGGCTCGACGCCCTCGCCGAGCAGCGCCCCGCCGTGAGCGTGGCCCGGGTCGACGGTCCGGTCCGCATTTTCCATGGCCCGGAGCTGGACAAGCTCGACGTGGAAGGCCGCGGGTTCCTGATGTTCCTGGAACAGCACGGCATCCTGGACGCCAACCAGCGCGAGCTGGTGCTCGACCGCGCCATGGCCCTGGACCAGGACGACCTGGACCTGGACGACCTGAAATGGGTGGTGCTGATGGTGCTGTTCAACCAGCCCGGCGCCGAAGCCGCCTACGCCTGGATGGAAACCCAGATGTTCGTGGACGAGCCGGAACCCCTTCACTGA
- a CDS encoding pilin — MSQWFYAEGNRQQRGPLTSEELVEKYTSGEVALDSLVWRDGLPQWQPLRSVADELGLVIAPPPMAGPDLGGPQLEPVVPSPPRIPGFDSPPPSSSPHAAVPGPAPSYVRAAPPPKKTSGCLVIGLVVGVGFLVVMGILAAIAIPAYNDYLHRARVANAVGIVSQLKYQVNEFALNTERCPVNDDDGFKSPSSYAGDYVGAVRIGRFGEGKCGIEMEFSVPGKRALDGKMLWFEYDMQSQEWTCSSDLDAKYVPVQCRG, encoded by the coding sequence GTGAGCCAGTGGTTCTATGCAGAAGGGAATCGTCAGCAGCGTGGTCCGCTGACATCTGAAGAGTTGGTTGAGAAGTACACGTCCGGCGAAGTCGCGCTGGACTCCCTCGTCTGGCGTGACGGGCTGCCACAGTGGCAGCCCCTGCGCAGCGTGGCCGACGAGCTGGGCCTGGTGATCGCACCGCCGCCCATGGCCGGACCGGACCTGGGTGGACCTCAGCTGGAGCCGGTCGTGCCCAGCCCGCCGCGCATTCCCGGATTCGATTCGCCCCCCCCTTCGTCTTCGCCGCACGCCGCCGTGCCGGGCCCGGCGCCGTCCTACGTGCGTGCCGCACCGCCGCCGAAGAAGACCTCCGGCTGCCTGGTCATCGGCCTGGTGGTGGGCGTCGGGTTCCTGGTGGTGATGGGCATCCTCGCCGCCATCGCGATTCCCGCCTATAACGACTATCTGCACCGCGCCCGGGTGGCCAATGCGGTCGGCATCGTGTCGCAGTTGAAGTACCAGGTGAACGAGTTCGCCCTGAACACCGAGCGCTGCCCGGTCAACGACGACGACGGCTTCAAGAGCCCGAGCTCGTATGCCGGCGATTACGTCGGCGCGGTGCGGATCGGCCGCTTCGGCGAAGGCAAGTGCGGCATCGAGATGGAGTTCTCGGTGCCCGGCAAGCGTGCGCTGGATGGCAAGATGCTGTGGTTCGAGTACGACATGCAGAGCCAGGAGTGGACCTGCAGCAGCGATCTCGACGCCAAGTACGTGCCGGTGCAGTGCCGCGGCTGA
- a CDS encoding RDD family protein, whose protein sequence is MTEWYYADGQERQGPLMAEDLRQRFQRGEISLTTLVWREGYGAWKPVSEAVEELQLQNLTSATENLGSGFDLRGDYTAIDNGTAPLPGTGGGTYSPYSAPGATGSYGATVVSGGEVVYAGFWKRYAAYFLDSIVVGIINIPVSLIFNLIGAASGNETLAVALSLVAMLGGFVIGIGYYAGFHASRGGATLGKMAVGIKVVRSDGERITFMRGVGRYFGFILSSLTLFIGFIMAAFTERKQALHDMLCDTLVVDKWAFTENAEFQERGLGTVTIVILVISGILTVISIGLVIAMFGVIASSMS, encoded by the coding sequence ATGACTGAGTGGTATTACGCCGATGGCCAGGAGCGCCAGGGCCCGTTGATGGCCGAAGACCTCCGCCAACGCTTCCAGCGCGGGGAGATCAGCCTCACCACGCTGGTCTGGCGCGAAGGCTATGGCGCGTGGAAGCCGGTGTCCGAAGCGGTGGAGGAACTGCAGCTGCAGAACCTGACCAGCGCGACCGAGAACCTGGGCAGCGGTTTCGACCTGCGCGGGGACTACACCGCCATCGACAACGGCACCGCCCCGCTCCCGGGCACCGGGGGCGGCACCTACTCGCCGTACTCCGCGCCCGGCGCCACCGGCAGCTACGGCGCGACCGTGGTCAGCGGCGGCGAGGTGGTCTATGCCGGCTTCTGGAAGCGCTATGCCGCCTACTTCCTGGACTCGATCGTGGTCGGCATCATCAACATCCCGGTCAGCCTCATTTTCAACCTGATCGGCGCGGCCAGCGGCAACGAAACCCTGGCCGTGGCGCTGAGCCTGGTGGCGATGCTGGGCGGCTTCGTGATCGGCATCGGCTACTACGCCGGCTTCCACGCCTCGCGCGGCGGCGCCACCCTGGGCAAGATGGCCGTGGGGATCAAGGTGGTGCGCAGCGACGGTGAGCGGATCACCTTCATGCGCGGCGTGGGGCGCTATTTCGGCTTCATCCTGAGCAGCCTGACCCTGTTCATCGGCTTCATCATGGCCGCCTTCACCGAGCGCAAGCAGGCCCTGCACGACATGCTGTGCGACACCCTGGTGGTGGACAAGTGGGCGTTCACCGAAAACGCCGAGTTCCAGGAGCGCGGCCTGGGCACCGTGACCATCGTGATCCTGGTCATCAGCGGCATCCTGACCGTGATCAGCATCGGACTGGTGATCGCCATGTTCGGGGTCATCGCCTCGTCCATGTCCTGA